A genomic window from Fusarium oxysporum Fo47 chromosome X, complete sequence includes:
- a CDS encoding uncharacterized protein (of unknown function-domain containing protein) — protein MHRYSLQKVGDQYVYTRIFEEWEDSDYEDGGDDEELVINQDIAQLIAWIDEFEDSMPTMEEVQARYHELFGKHIADNSSHREDIERFWLHRLLNGTAIGNREVCMLKLEEEIINKAHWWEKVLNTDIVSKWKQEALQMPWASYQHNGDFTSKMADVCFKDLAAKAKIYQQTKLIPVMESSSCVIKSDTLLPNELKQRLRAAAALLEDVPGSQRDWHPGSDEKVLDLVHPSLWPLVFGRSRIISDKHITLDKCLDHCGSGKVIPEPKRPHLRMPDGLRSFTEDNDKRALSLRYQWLPCDVDLAGGRPRIKSYINNLHPVRYKAIYSLIEELIARSLPAWDIVCRSARKEFRPLADGEDYDSGSETSSVFEEGERLNWEWWSETHKINCPEPLEDARYPLDASHFQSEEFFNKVSQIQVIVKMANMHLTPEKLNDNITESRLSFRTQADRDKLRDRLSYSQGDHDGIEAIFAIKAKGDKMQNLGSVMTREGRALFFPNIYQHRVEPFELADQTRPGYRKIVALFLVDPVVPIISTGNVPPQQKHWWKDKLREVEPLNSLPSEIRDAITQKVDYPYEIDEARRIREDLVSERKVVNSDSLRQQAQSWNFCEH, from the exons ATGCATCGCTACTCGCTTCAAAAGGTAGGTGACCAGTACGTATACACTCGCATTTTCGAAGAGTGGGAAGACTCGGACTATGAGGATGggggcgatgatgaagaacttGTCATCAACCAAGATATCGCTCAATTGATTGCCTGGATTGACGAATTTGAGGATTCTATGCCCACTATGGAGGAAGTACAAGCGAGATACCATGAACTGTTCGGGAAGCACATCGCAGACAACAGTTCTCACAGAGAGGATATCGAGCGTTTCTGGTTACACAGACTATTGAATGGCACAGCG ATTGGAAATCGTGAAGTGTGCATGCTCAAGTTGGAAGAGGAGATCATAAACAAGGCGCATTGGTGGGAGAAAGTCTTGAATACTGATATTGTCTCCAAATGGAAGCAAGAAGCGCTACAAATGCCATGGGCCAGCTATCAGCACAATGGTGATTTTACGAGCAAAATGGCAGACGTG TGCTTCAAGGATCTTGCGGCCAAGGCTAAGATTTACCAACAAACGAAGCTAATTCCCGTGATGGAATCTTCCTCTTGTGTCATCAAGTCTGACACGCTTCTTCCCAACGAGTTGAAGCAGAGGCTCAGAGCTGCGGCTGCATTGCTTGAAGACGTTCCCGGGTCCCAACGAGACTGGCATCCAGGAAGCGACGAGAAGGTTCTGGACCTTGTTCATCCCTCACTCTGGCCATTGGTGTTTGGCCGATCTCGAATTATTTCCGACAAGCACATAACGCTGGACAAGTGTCTTGATCATTGCGGCTCGGGAAAAGTCATCCCTGAGCCCAAAAGGCCGCATCTCAGAATGCCAGATGGCCTTCGATCTTTCACCGAAGATAACGATAAGAGAGCTTTATCACTACGATACCAATGGCTTCCATGCGATGTTGACCTGGCAGGTGGTCGACCACGAATCAAGAGCTACATCAACAATCTTCACCCTGTCCGATACAAAGCCATATATTCTCTCATAGAAGAGCTTATTGCGAGATCTCTTCCCGCTTGGGATATTGTCTGTCGCTCGGCTCGCAAGGAGTTTAG GCCGCTCGCAGACGGCGAGGATTACGACAGTGGTTCGGAAACTAGTTCTGTCTTTGAAGAGGGCGAGCGGTTGAACTGGGAATGGTGGTCGGAAACTCACAAGATTAACTGCCCAGAACCCTTGGAGGATGCAAGATACCCCCTCGATGCATCCCACTTCCAAAGTGAAGAATTCTTCAATAAGGTCTCACAGATCCAAGTCATTGTTAAGATGGCAAACATGCATCTGACTCCCGAGAAACTCAA CGATAATATCACCGAGTCTCGTCTTTCCTTCCGTACTCAGGCGGATAGGGATAAACTTAGAGATAGGCTCAGTTACTCTCAGGGAGACCACGATGGTATTGAAGCGATCTTTGCTATTAAAGCTAAAGGGGATAAGATGCAGAATCTCGGGAGTGTCATGACGCGAGAAGGCCGAGCCTTGTTTTTCCCTAATATCTATCAACATCGAGTTGAACCTTTTGAGTTGGCTGACCAGACTCGTCCTGGGTATCGCAAGATTGTCGCTCTGTTTCTTGTTGACCCAGTCGTCCCGATTATCTCGACAGGCAATGTGCCCCCACAGCAAAAGCATTGGTGGAAGGATAAGCTCAGGGAGGTAGAACCGCTCAATAGCCTTCCTAGTGAAATCAGGGATGCAATAACTCAAAAGGTGGACTATCCATATGAAATAGATGAAGCAAGACGGATTAGAGAAGATTTAGTATCAGAGCGAAAGGTTGTAAACAGCGACAGCCTCAGACAACAGGCTCAGAGTTGGAACTTCTGCGAACACTAA